In Burkholderia sp. WP9, a genomic segment contains:
- the infC gene encoding translation initiation factor IF-3: MATDKSAHRINGEITAPEVRLVGVENEPLGIVKLADAFRMSEQQDVDLVEIAPQAVPPVCRLMDYGKFKYSEAKKQHEAKLKQKIVQVKEVKFRPGTDDGDYNVKLRNLIRFLDDGDKTKITLRFRGREMAHQEIGMRMLERLRTDLDEVGQVEQMPKMEGRQMIMVLAPKKKK, encoded by the coding sequence ATCGCTACTGATAAGTCTGCGCACCGCATCAACGGTGAAATTACGGCACCCGAGGTGCGTCTGGTCGGCGTCGAGAACGAACCGCTCGGCATCGTGAAACTCGCCGATGCGTTCCGCATGTCGGAACAGCAAGACGTGGATCTGGTCGAAATCGCTCCGCAAGCGGTCCCGCCGGTTTGCCGCTTGATGGACTACGGCAAGTTCAAGTACTCGGAAGCGAAGAAGCAACACGAGGCCAAGCTGAAGCAGAAGATCGTCCAGGTCAAGGAAGTAAAATTCCGCCCGGGCACGGACGACGGCGATTACAACGTCAAGCTGCGCAACCTCATCCGCTTCCTCGACGACGGCGACAAGACGAAAATCACGTTGCGTTTCCGTGGCCGCGAAATGGCTCACCAGGAAATCGGTATGCGCATGCTCGAGCGCCTGCGCACGGACCTCGACGAAGTCGGTCAGGTCGAGCAGATGCCGAAAATGGAAGGGCGCCAGATGATCATGGTGCTCGCTCCGAAGAAAAAGAAGTAA
- the rpmI gene encoding 50S ribosomal protein L35, with product MPKMKTKKSAAKRFVVRPGGTVKRGQAFKRHILTKKTTKNKRHLRGSTAVHDSDLNSVRAMLPFA from the coding sequence ATGCCGAAGATGAAGACCAAGAAGAGTGCTGCAAAGCGCTTCGTGGTGCGTCCGGGTGGTACCGTCAAGCGCGGTCAAGCCTTCAAGCGCCACATTCTTACCAAGAAGACCACCAAGAACAAACGCCATCTGCGCGGTTCGACGGCAGTTCATGATTCCGATCTGAACTCCGTGCGCGCAATGCTGCCGTTCGCTTAA